Proteins co-encoded in one Synergistes jonesii genomic window:
- a CDS encoding protein-ADP-ribose hydrolase: protein MTQDEKRIWLIKELQREMPRCAAHKIPEDADGQWLLLRSLFNVRPARPASREFLEIQDEFLTEMTKEKGITDCRALKPSLMGGRLCLWRGDITTLKADAIVNAANSELLGCWIPLHGCVDNIIHTMSGVELRIKCGEIMEAQGHEEESGKAKITPGYNLPAKYVIHTVGPIVSGPLRRRDCELLADCYRSSLELAAANGCESIAFCCISTGVFRFPADKAAETALRSVSDFLKTNDTIRRVVFNVFKESDLDIYDKLLNGR, encoded by the coding sequence ATGACGCAGGACGAAAAAAGAATCTGGCTGATAAAGGAGCTGCAGAGGGAAATGCCGCGCTGTGCGGCTCATAAGATTCCCGAAGACGCCGACGGGCAGTGGCTGCTTCTGAGGAGCCTCTTCAACGTCAGGCCGGCGCGTCCCGCGTCAAGGGAATTTCTTGAGATTCAGGACGAATTCCTGACGGAGATGACGAAGGAGAAGGGCATTACAGACTGCAGGGCTCTGAAGCCCTCTCTTATGGGCGGGCGCCTCTGCCTCTGGCGCGGAGACATAACGACATTAAAAGCGGACGCGATCGTGAACGCCGCAAACAGCGAGCTGCTCGGCTGCTGGATACCGCTGCACGGCTGTGTCGACAACATAATACACACGATGAGCGGCGTCGAACTGCGAATCAAATGCGGCGAGATAATGGAAGCTCAGGGACATGAAGAGGAGAGCGGAAAGGCAAAGATCACTCCGGGCTACAACCTTCCGGCAAAATACGTGATCCACACCGTCGGCCCGATAGTGAGCGGCCCTCTGCGCCGCCGTGACTGCGAACTTCTGGCGGACTGTTACCGTTCGTCGCTCGAACTAGCCGCCGCCAACGGCTGCGAATCGATCGCCTTCTGCTGCATATCCACCGGGGTCTTCCGCTTCCCCGCCGACAAAGCGGCCGAAACGGCGCTGCGCTCCGTATCGGATTTTCTAAAAACAAACGACACGATAAGGCGGGTCGTCTTCAACGTATTCAAAGAGAGCGACCTTGATATTTACGACAAACTGCTGAACGGACGGTGA
- a CDS encoding NAD(P)-dependent oxidoreductase, whose protein sequence is MKIAVVCANGRAGRLIVKEALSRGLDVTAIVRGENITEAPNSLKKDIFDLTGADLRGFDVVVDAFGVWTPEKLPQHSSSLKHLCDLLSHSNTRLLVVGGAGSLYTNKEHTACVADSPDFPTAFKPLAAAMAKALQELRARSDVKWTYISPAGDFQAEGEKSGKYIRGGEELTLNSKGESVISYADYAIAVVDEAIKGHNIGRRISVVRE, encoded by the coding sequence ATGAAAATAGCGGTTGTTTGTGCAAATGGCAGGGCAGGAAGGTTGATAGTCAAAGAAGCACTTTCCCGAGGACTCGACGTTACAGCGATAGTAAGAGGGGAAAATATAACAGAGGCGCCAAATTCGCTGAAAAAGGATATTTTCGACCTGACGGGCGCGGATCTACGCGGCTTCGACGTCGTCGTCGACGCCTTCGGCGTCTGGACGCCGGAAAAGCTGCCGCAACACAGCTCTTCTCTGAAACACCTATGCGACCTGCTCTCACACAGCAACACGAGGCTTCTGGTCGTCGGCGGAGCAGGAAGCCTTTATACAAACAAGGAACACACGGCCTGTGTCGCAGACAGCCCAGACTTTCCCACCGCTTTCAAACCCCTCGCGGCGGCTATGGCGAAGGCGCTTCAGGAGCTCCGCGCGCGCAGCGACGTCAAATGGACCTACATCAGCCCCGCCGGCGATTTTCAGGCGGAGGGAGAGAAAAGCGGCAAATACATCCGCGGCGGCGAAGAGCTGACTCTCAATTCGAAGGGCGAAAGCGTGATAAGCTACGCGGATTACGCGATAGCAGTTGTCGACGAAGCGATAAAGGGGCACAATATCGGCAGGCGCATCAGCGTCGTAAGAGAATAG
- a CDS encoding winged helix-turn-helix transcriptional regulator: MEKPAKKFPACPVETTLVLIGNKWKVLILRDLILGTKRFGELRKSLGGVSQKVLTTQLRDMEEKGLVSRKIYAEVPPRVEYSLTGLGASLKPVLDAMWEWGEMYKKSIAARP, from the coding sequence ATGGAAAAACCTGCGAAAAAATTTCCGGCCTGTCCGGTGGAAACGACTCTCGTACTTATCGGAAACAAATGGAAGGTGCTTATCCTGCGCGACCTCATCCTCGGCACGAAGCGCTTCGGAGAACTCAGAAAGTCTCTCGGCGGCGTATCGCAGAAGGTTTTAACGACGCAGCTGCGCGATATGGAAGAGAAGGGGCTCGTCAGCCGCAAGATTTACGCCGAGGTGCCTCCGAGGGTGGAGTATTCGCTCACAGGGCTCGGGGCGAGTCTGAAGCCCGTTCTCGACGCTATGTGGGAGTGGGGCGAGATGTATAAAAAATCTATAGCGGCGCGTCCATAG
- the greA gene encoding transcription elongation factor GreA: protein MAKSTDDKVVMTREGYEKLKSELVSLRTDGRSEIAAKLEEARAFGDLSENAEYHTAKEEQEKIENRILQLEYQLSKAKIVETEDIDTSIVSLGTTVTIEDLDKKQTLVYTLVGTEEADIKESKISAASPVGKALMGKHVEEETMARTPRGIRHLKVVKIQLK, encoded by the coding sequence GTGGCAAAATCAACGGACGATAAAGTCGTAATGACAAGGGAAGGCTATGAGAAGCTGAAATCCGAACTTGTTTCGCTCCGCACGGATGGGCGCTCGGAGATAGCCGCAAAGCTGGAAGAGGCGAGGGCGTTCGGAGACTTGAGCGAGAACGCCGAATATCACACGGCAAAAGAAGAACAGGAAAAAATAGAGAATAGAATCCTTCAGCTTGAATATCAGCTCTCCAAAGCCAAAATCGTAGAAACGGAAGACATAGACACGAGCATCGTGAGCCTCGGAACTACGGTCACTATCGAAGATCTTGACAAAAAACAGACTCTCGTCTACACGCTCGTCGGCACCGAAGAGGCCGACATAAAGGAATCAAAAATTTCCGCGGCGAGCCCCGTGGGCAAGGCCTTGATGGGCAAGCATGTCGAAGAGGAGACGATGGCGCGGACGCCGCGCGGCATCCGTCATCTAAAGGTCGTAAAGATTCAGCTTAAGTAA
- a CDS encoding ribonuclease J gives MTGPDNINGISRRERKKKSDLFVCPLGGMGEIGKNLTVFGYGEDYIVIDCGLKFPEEDMLGIDFVIPDATFLVENKSKIRGIFITHGHEDHIGALPFILPRLDVPVYCSRLAGGLIENKMLDANTGYHPDFRYVEACDKVSAGCFEVEFIQMCHSIPDAFALVVHTPAGAIVHSGDFKFDPTPIDGNRADYSALARLGDEGVLLLMSDSTNVERPGSTPSEKMIGQTFERLFRLYKDRRIVVATFSSNLNRTRMIFATAARFNRKVLLVGRSMVANVELALRLGTLDVPEGQMISAQEAEELPDNRVVILTTGSQGEPFSGLVMMSRGTHRQVKLGSKDLVIISATPIPGNEKLVSQTVNRLFACGAEVIYERDEKIHVSGHASRDELMLMLSLTRPRFFVPCHGEYRHLVRHAQLAREMGVNAKNIFILQNGDILKFSGSSKAEVAGHAPADAVLIDGFVLGEFEGSILRERREMAENGVVVVSVVLNGDMRPAAPVQIQTRGSVYSSEDGSTLRELESAVLAALAQFSRSPGARRETLPTEIRKRIREKLDMNPRCYPTIIPLVTYI, from the coding sequence ATGACTGGACCCGATAATATAAATGGCATTTCGCGCAGGGAGCGTAAGAAAAAGTCCGATCTTTTCGTGTGTCCTCTCGGCGGAATGGGCGAGATAGGAAAAAATCTTACCGTCTTCGGATACGGAGAAGATTATATCGTTATAGACTGCGGATTGAAATTTCCCGAGGAAGATATGCTGGGAATAGATTTTGTAATTCCAGACGCGACGTTCCTCGTTGAGAACAAATCAAAAATACGCGGAATCTTTATCACCCACGGTCATGAAGACCATATCGGCGCGCTGCCGTTCATCCTGCCCCGTCTCGACGTACCCGTATACTGTTCCCGCCTCGCGGGAGGCCTTATAGAAAACAAGATGCTCGACGCGAATACCGGCTATCATCCGGACTTTCGTTACGTCGAAGCGTGCGACAAGGTGTCAGCCGGATGCTTTGAAGTCGAATTCATACAGATGTGCCATTCGATCCCCGACGCCTTTGCGCTCGTCGTGCACACTCCGGCCGGCGCGATAGTGCACAGCGGGGATTTTAAATTCGATCCGACGCCGATAGACGGCAACCGCGCGGATTACAGCGCGCTCGCCCGTCTCGGCGACGAGGGCGTGCTGCTGCTTATGTCCGACTCGACGAATGTCGAGAGGCCCGGCTCGACGCCTTCCGAAAAGATGATAGGGCAAACTTTTGAGAGGCTCTTCCGCCTTTATAAGGACCGCAGAATCGTCGTCGCGACCTTCTCGAGCAATCTGAACAGAACGCGCATGATTTTCGCTACTGCGGCGCGCTTCAACAGAAAAGTTTTGCTCGTCGGGCGCAGCATGGTCGCGAACGTGGAGCTTGCGCTGCGCCTAGGCACCCTTGACGTTCCCGAGGGGCAGATGATCTCCGCGCAGGAAGCCGAAGAGCTTCCCGACAACCGCGTCGTCATCCTGACTACGGGAAGCCAGGGAGAGCCCTTCTCGGGGCTCGTCATGATGAGCCGCGGCACTCACAGGCAGGTCAAACTCGGCTCGAAGGATCTCGTCATAATATCAGCGACGCCGATACCGGGGAATGAAAAGCTTGTCAGTCAGACGGTCAACCGTCTTTTTGCGTGCGGTGCCGAGGTGATCTACGAACGCGACGAAAAGATTCACGTCTCGGGACACGCCTCGCGCGACGAGCTGATGTTGATGCTGAGCCTCACGCGCCCGAGATTTTTTGTCCCCTGTCACGGCGAATACCGCCATCTTGTGCGGCACGCGCAGCTCGCCAGAGAGATGGGCGTGAACGCGAAGAATATTTTTATCCTGCAAAACGGAGACATCTTGAAATTCAGCGGCTCGTCGAAGGCGGAGGTCGCCGGGCACGCGCCCGCCGACGCTGTGCTGATAGACGGCTTCGTGCTCGGAGAGTTCGAGGGCAGCATACTGCGCGAAAGGCGCGAAATGGCGGAAAACGGCGTCGTCGTGGTATCGGTAGTTCTGAACGGCGATATGCGCCCGGCCGCGCCGGTGCAGATACAGACGCGCGGCAGCGTCTATTCCTCCGAGGACGGAAGCACGCTGCGCGAGCTTGAATCCGCCGTGCTCGCGGCGCTCGCACAATTTTCGCGCTCGCCCGGGGCGCGCAGGGAGACGCTGCCGACGGAGATTCGCAAGAGGATACGTGAAAAGCTTGATATGAATCCCCGCTGTTATCCGACGATAATTCCTCTTGTAACCTATATTTAG
- a CDS encoding Na/Pi cotransporter family protein, whose amino-acid sequence MSFGDLLQVLAGVGVLLYGIIIMGDSLQIIAGDRLRKLIGSLTATPIKGLLVGTAVTSILQSSSATTIMVVSFVDVGFMTLTQAIGVILGANIGTTVTGQLIAFDITNVAYICVLVGAAICILAHKKRVKHIGVGIVGFGLLFIGMEMMQGPLSFLKERPEVTAAFSSHPAVAFLAGLILTLIVQSSSATVGLTMAIAVQGVIPLQTAIVIILGDNIGTTITAVLASLSANRAAKQAAAAHVMIKILGTLVILLVLPFYTSLIEMTANTISRQVANAHTIFNIIIALLFLPFVSQYANFIRKLIPDDESVQATSPIYLNRALLTVSSAAAIDAVRKEMIRLSRTARQMIEDCRRLIVEGDEKLVEEVERSESNVNEMTRDIVQYASEVGQGRLSTDMSTLLNLSTNAVSDAERIGDHATNLVEMYQYLQDHHLTLSPKALEEGNEMFALVLTALDKSIQALDEENPDLAAEAIKLEQRIDDMEKALRAQHIERLNRGLCKPGAGVVFIDILSNLERVGDHATNLADMVIEVSKLHKNKKSKTESAPKGKEAAK is encoded by the coding sequence ATGTCATTTGGCGATTTGCTTCAGGTCCTGGCAGGGGTGGGGGTTCTGCTCTACGGAATCATCATCATGGGAGATTCTCTGCAGATCATAGCCGGGGACAGGCTGCGAAAGCTTATCGGATCGCTGACGGCGACGCCTATCAAGGGGCTTCTCGTCGGCACCGCTGTAACCTCGATTCTGCAGAGCAGCAGCGCTACGACGATTATGGTCGTCAGCTTCGTCGATGTCGGCTTTATGACGCTCACGCAGGCTATCGGGGTGATACTGGGGGCGAATATAGGCACGACGGTTACGGGACAGCTGATAGCCTTCGACATAACCAACGTGGCTTACATATGCGTTCTAGTTGGAGCCGCAATATGCATCCTCGCGCACAAGAAGAGGGTGAAGCATATAGGCGTGGGTATAGTCGGTTTCGGACTGCTTTTCATAGGTATGGAGATGATGCAGGGGCCGCTTTCATTTTTGAAGGAACGTCCGGAGGTCACCGCGGCCTTCAGCAGCCATCCCGCGGTGGCCTTCCTTGCCGGGCTCATCCTTACGCTCATCGTGCAATCGAGCTCGGCTACGGTCGGCCTTACGATGGCTATCGCGGTACAGGGCGTTATACCGCTTCAGACGGCGATCGTCATCATACTCGGCGACAACATCGGGACTACGATTACGGCCGTTCTCGCGTCTCTCAGCGCGAACAGGGCCGCGAAACAGGCGGCCGCGGCGCACGTCATGATAAAGATACTCGGCACGTTGGTCATACTGCTAGTCCTGCCATTCTATACCTCGTTGATAGAGATGACGGCAAATACTATTTCCAGGCAGGTTGCAAACGCTCATACTATTTTCAATATAATAATCGCTCTGCTTTTCCTGCCCTTCGTCTCCCAGTATGCCAATTTCATCAGAAAGCTCATACCTGACGACGAGAGCGTGCAGGCAACGAGCCCGATATACCTCAACCGCGCGCTCTTGACCGTTTCCAGCGCTGCCGCGATCGACGCGGTGCGCAAGGAAATGATACGCCTCTCGCGCACCGCGCGCCAAATGATCGAGGACTGTCGCAGGCTGATAGTCGAGGGCGACGAGAAGCTCGTCGAAGAGGTAGAGCGCAGCGAGTCAAACGTCAACGAGATGACGCGCGATATCGTCCAGTATGCCTCGGAGGTCGGACAGGGAAGGCTTTCGACGGACATGTCGACGCTGCTGAACCTCTCGACTAACGCGGTCAGCGACGCAGAGCGCATCGGGGACCACGCTACGAACCTGGTGGAAATGTACCAGTACCTTCAGGATCACCACCTGACTCTTTCCCCGAAGGCGCTTGAGGAGGGCAACGAGATGTTCGCGCTCGTCCTCACGGCTCTCGACAAGAGCATCCAGGCGCTCGACGAGGAAAATCCGGATCTCGCCGCCGAGGCCATCAAGCTGGAGCAGCGTATCGACGACATGGAGAAGGCGCTGCGCGCCCAGCACATCGAACGCCTGAACAGGGGGCTCTGCAAGCCGGGGGCCGGAGTCGTCTTCATAGATATACTGAGCAATCTTGAAAGGGTAGGAGACCACGCGACTAACCTCGCCGATATGGTCATCGAGGTTTCCAAGCTGCATAAAAATAAAAAATCAAAGACGGAAAGCGCGCCTAAGGGCAAGGAGGCGGCGAAATGA
- a CDS encoding undecaprenyl-diphosphate phosphatase, which produces MNSNAILLGFIQGFTEFLPVSSSGHLALAKIFLGMEMPPLNYDLVLHVSTVLATLIFFAPDIAVLLIEWSSGFSNAQRRRSAGWSIGWAVIAGTVITAAIGLALKNFAEEASMNSIMVGAGLVVTGVVLLISRKMGNGCGHVAFTDGLYVGIAQGLAVFPGVSRSGMTIMAGLAAGLSKEAAFRFSFLLSIPAILGAALVQALEIGGWREFVSSLPSGWFLGALCAFASGLFSLFVLKKLVITSKWWLFGVYCLAAGVAAIGVTCLGAW; this is translated from the coding sequence ATGAATTCAAACGCGATTCTGCTTGGGTTTATCCAAGGCTTCACCGAATTTCTGCCGGTCAGCAGCTCTGGTCATCTGGCCCTGGCGAAAATTTTTCTCGGCATGGAGATGCCGCCGCTGAACTACGACCTTGTACTGCATGTTTCGACGGTGCTTGCGACTCTTATATTTTTCGCGCCGGACATCGCCGTGCTTTTAATCGAATGGTCTTCCGGCTTTTCTAACGCACAGCGGCGCAGGAGCGCTGGGTGGAGCATAGGCTGGGCCGTTATCGCCGGCACGGTCATCACGGCGGCGATAGGGCTCGCGCTGAAGAACTTCGCCGAAGAGGCGTCTATGAACTCGATCATGGTCGGAGCCGGCCTCGTCGTCACTGGCGTCGTCCTTCTGATTTCGAGGAAGATGGGAAACGGCTGCGGGCACGTCGCCTTCACCGACGGGCTGTACGTCGGCATAGCTCAGGGGCTAGCGGTATTCCCCGGCGTGTCGCGCTCGGGCATGACGATAATGGCGGGGCTTGCCGCGGGGCTTTCGAAGGAGGCCGCCTTCCGCTTCTCGTTCCTTCTATCCATTCCGGCGATACTCGGCGCTGCGCTCGTGCAGGCTCTTGAGATCGGAGGCTGGCGTGAATTTGTTTCTTCCCTGCCATCCGGCTGGTTTTTAGGCGCGCTCTGCGCGTTCGCCTCGGGGCTCTTTTCACTGTTTGTTTTGAAAAAGCTCGTGATAACGTCAAAGTGGTGGCTCTTTGGGGTATACTGTCTTGCAGCGGGTGTCGCTGCGATCGGAGTAACTTGTCTGGGAGCGTGGTAA
- a CDS encoding Maf family protein yields the protein MKEALILASGSPRRRELLSRVCRDFEVVPSNMVEKEAGSAPPAEYVKMLADEKASEVASRFPSRWVVGADTVVASEGKILGKPADEREAAAMLRALSGRAHSVFTGVALIAPDGGKNVCSEETRVFFRPLSDDDIRAYVALGESADKAGAYAIQGSGALLAERIEGCYFNVVGLPLSRLSKMFEEMGVPLAAQWRDE from the coding sequence ATGAAGGAAGCGCTGATACTCGCATCGGGAAGCCCGAGGCGGAGGGAGCTGCTTTCGCGCGTCTGTCGAGACTTTGAGGTCGTGCCGTCGAATATGGTGGAAAAGGAGGCCGGCTCGGCGCCGCCCGCGGAATATGTGAAAATGCTCGCCGACGAAAAGGCCTCGGAGGTCGCTTCACGCTTTCCGTCGCGCTGGGTCGTCGGCGCTGATACCGTCGTCGCGTCGGAGGGGAAAATTTTAGGGAAGCCTGCGGACGAACGCGAGGCCGCGGCGATGCTTCGGGCGCTTTCGGGGCGCGCTCATTCGGTCTTCACAGGAGTGGCCCTGATCGCTCCGGACGGCGGCAAAAATGTCTGCTCAGAAGAGACGCGCGTCTTTTTCCGCCCTCTTTCGGACGATGACATCAGGGCCTATGTCGCGCTCGGCGAAAGCGCGGACAAAGCTGGCGCTTACGCGATACAGGGAAGCGGTGCGCTGCTTGCCGAACGGATAGAAGGGTGTTATTTTAATGTCGTCGGCCTGCCTCTTTCAAGGCTCTCAAAAATGTTTGAAGAGATGGGCGTGCCTCTCGCGGCTCAGTGGAGGGATGAATGA
- a CDS encoding DUF5693 family protein encodes MDINKRVLLWSALAAAFVCAAAGLLPRVAAEKANKSVAFVAEYREVASLAYQNNVEPADVWRRINDLGVLGVAAAEYTGDELASHNPMPVRFGSASLLCASAAKKNFSRAVLRFLPDFVYADILWEYIKAKLPASELIADGGYKVILLPGSVEELKFSAFVPDVAALEFARASGVPALFRPGPCTPASGQNVADAFSLLLEKYPNIKNITPAGLVAPGYPELEPLVSVMKAHDITMSQVEFIKQVGVPQLAKMAAPYVIPMHSLTRDEIISRGLSRRTIADRFVRAVHERSIRLIMVHPYDLQMGGRLDIFAGDLAVYKEALEARGCKMEWPHTSPVRSSPLAGAAACGIVFVFTLWFYFARLTASEAENVSPFTAAALFVASLVLGAAMWKLPLLAKLQGGLCGALVAAEAALSALDCWKRRPICSIGALLIVLAGGLSIASFYGTSAAALRLTPFSGVKLTLLLPPLMVLYHDLVRRVHPEPLGEIVSRPVLWGELVLIGVMLLALLVMAVRSDNVSNVPVLEVAFRDFMERALAVRPRTKEFLVGYPALVLYWYLVRRDYLPHYREAARLAASLAFCSAVNTFCHFHTLLQLSVIRVLNGWWLGMAVGLVFTALLHFAFVPFCRRARSYLASKH; translated from the coding sequence ATGGATATAAATAAACGCGTATTGCTGTGGAGCGCGCTTGCGGCGGCTTTTGTCTGCGCCGCGGCTGGGCTGCTGCCGAGAGTAGCGGCGGAGAAGGCGAATAAGAGCGTGGCCTTTGTCGCCGAGTACAGAGAGGTCGCTTCTCTCGCTTATCAGAACAACGTGGAGCCGGCCGACGTATGGCGCAGGATCAACGACTTGGGGGTGCTAGGGGTCGCCGCCGCCGAATACACCGGCGACGAGCTCGCGTCTCATAACCCGATGCCGGTGCGCTTCGGCTCGGCTTCGCTGCTCTGCGCTTCTGCCGCGAAGAAAAATTTCAGCCGCGCGGTGCTGCGCTTTTTACCTGATTTTGTTTACGCCGACATCCTCTGGGAATATATAAAGGCGAAGCTGCCGGCCTCCGAGCTGATAGCTGACGGCGGATATAAGGTCATACTTCTGCCGGGTTCCGTCGAAGAGCTTAAATTTTCGGCGTTCGTGCCCGACGTAGCGGCTCTCGAATTCGCGCGCGCGAGCGGCGTTCCCGCTCTCTTCCGCCCGGGCCCCTGCACTCCGGCCTCCGGGCAGAATGTCGCGGACGCCTTCTCGCTTCTGCTTGAAAAATATCCGAATATCAAAAATATAACACCCGCCGGGCTCGTCGCCCCGGGCTATCCGGAGCTCGAGCCTCTCGTTTCCGTGATGAAGGCTCACGATATCACCATGTCTCAGGTCGAGTTTATAAAACAGGTGGGCGTGCCTCAACTTGCAAAGATGGCGGCCCCGTATGTCATTCCAATGCACAGCCTCACGCGCGACGAGATCATTTCGCGCGGCCTGAGCCGTCGCACTATAGCGGACAGGTTCGTTCGCGCGGTGCACGAGCGTTCGATAAGGCTGATAATGGTCCACCCTTACGATTTGCAGATGGGCGGGCGCCTTGATATATTCGCCGGCGACCTCGCCGTTTATAAGGAGGCGCTCGAAGCACGCGGCTGCAAAATGGAATGGCCGCATACCTCGCCGGTGCGCTCTTCGCCTCTTGCCGGAGCTGCGGCGTGCGGGATAGTCTTCGTCTTTACGCTGTGGTTCTATTTCGCGCGGCTCACCGCATCGGAGGCTGAAAACGTCTCGCCCTTCACCGCCGCCGCGCTCTTTGTCGCTTCGCTAGTCCTTGGCGCCGCCATGTGGAAGCTCCCTTTGCTCGCTAAGCTGCAGGGCGGCCTCTGCGGTGCGCTCGTCGCGGCCGAGGCGGCGCTTTCCGCGCTCGACTGCTGGAAAAGGCGCCCGATATGCTCGATTGGCGCGCTTCTGATCGTGCTCGCCGGTGGACTTTCGATAGCCTCCTTCTACGGGACTTCGGCGGCCGCGCTGCGCCTTACTCCATTCTCGGGCGTGAAGCTGACGTTGCTGCTGCCGCCTCTGATGGTACTCTATCACGACCTCGTGCGCCGCGTGCACCCCGAGCCACTCGGCGAGATAGTTTCGCGTCCGGTGCTTTGGGGCGAGCTCGTTCTGATCGGCGTGATGCTGCTCGCTCTGCTTGTCATGGCTGTGCGCAGCGACAACGTTTCGAACGTCCCCGTGCTCGAGGTCGCCTTCCGCGACTTTATGGAGCGCGCTCTCGCGGTGCGCCCGCGCACCAAGGAGTTCCTCGTCGGTTATCCGGCGCTCGTGCTTTACTGGTACCTTGTGCGCCGCGACTATCTCCCGCACTACCGCGAGGCGGCGCGCCTCGCTGCGTCGCTCGCCTTCTGCTCGGCTGTGAACACCTTCTGCCATTTCCACACGCTCCTTCAGCTGAGCGTCATCCGCGTTCTGAACGGCTGGTGGCTCGGCATGGCGGTCGGGCTTGTTTTCACCGCGCTGCTGCATTTCGCCTTCGTCCCCTTCTGCCGCAGGGCCCGCTCTTATCTGGCAAGCAAACATTGA
- the csaB gene encoding polysaccharide pyruvyl transferase CsaB, whose protein sequence is MRKEFEILLIGYYGFGNLGDELLAEASIKLLVRCGVRPEKIAMLSAGPQESEKKFGVRAFNRWKPSEVIKACRRSGALLLGGGGLFQDATSARSCVYYWGVTLIAKLCGMKIFAAGQSVGPLRGGMSRVFAKHALSMCSEISLRDETSMKLVKGFGLDARMTPDLVLTLGLPAKSRGGGAMLFNARPSYGALAEESAKKCAVIARERKCEVVGVALADEDVSEMKRLEVLDYIKFRDIITVRSLEDFSRVAEDASAAIGMRLHFLELCALAALPAAGCPYDPKVSDFCMRYNIATTNDGLEAPRLDVAAIPAEEGEEALKNFREALFLIIGNTDGRKEICKAE, encoded by the coding sequence TTGAGAAAAGAGTTCGAGATACTTCTCATAGGCTATTACGGCTTCGGAAATCTCGGCGACGAACTGCTCGCCGAGGCCTCGATAAAGCTTCTCGTCAGATGCGGCGTAAGGCCGGAGAAAATAGCGATGCTTTCCGCAGGGCCCCAAGAGAGCGAAAAAAAATTCGGTGTGCGCGCTTTTAACCGCTGGAAGCCCTCCGAAGTGATCAAGGCCTGCAGGCGGAGCGGCGCGCTGCTGCTCGGAGGGGGGGGGCTCTTCCAGGATGCGACGAGTGCGCGCTCCTGCGTTTATTACTGGGGTGTCACGCTTATCGCTAAACTATGCGGCATGAAGATATTCGCGGCTGGGCAGTCTGTCGGCCCGTTGCGCGGAGGAATGTCGCGTGTTTTTGCGAAGCACGCACTTTCGATGTGTTCTGAGATATCTCTCCGCGACGAAACCTCGATGAAGCTCGTAAAGGGCTTCGGGCTGGACGCGCGCATGACGCCGGACCTCGTACTGACTCTCGGACTTCCGGCGAAATCGCGCGGCGGCGGAGCTATGCTCTTCAACGCACGCCCTTCCTACGGCGCGCTCGCCGAGGAGTCCGCTAAAAAATGCGCCGTCATCGCGCGTGAAAGAAAGTGCGAGGTCGTCGGCGTAGCTCTCGCCGACGAGGACGTGTCGGAGATGAAAAGGCTCGAAGTGCTGGATTATATAAAATTCCGCGATATAATTACCGTGCGGAGTCTCGAAGATTTTTCGCGTGTCGCGGAGGACGCTTCCGCGGCGATAGGGATGCGGCTCCATTTTCTGGAGCTCTGCGCGCTCGCCGCTCTTCCCGCGGCCGGCTGCCCTTACGATCCTAAGGTCTCGGACTTCTGTATGCGTTATAATATAGCGACGACAAACGACGGGCTGGAAGCGCCGCGGCTCGACGTTGCGGCGATACCCGCCGAAGAGGGCGAAGAAGCGCTTAAGAATTTCAGGGAGGCGCTCTTTCTTATTATTGGTAATACAGATGGACGAAAAGAAATTTGCAAAGCTGAATAA